The sequence GCCATGACCGACGCCGGCATTCTCCTCGGCCTGCCCCGCGACAAGGCCCACGACCTCATCGTCCAGGCCGCCATCGGCGCCGCGGTGATGCTCCGCGACAGCGGCGAACACCCCGTCAAGCTCCGCGAGAACGTCACGTCCCCGGCCGGCACCACCATCAATGCCATCCGCGAACTCGAAAACCACGGCGTACGCGCCGCCCTGATCGCCGCTCTGGAAGCCGCCCGCGACCGCAGCCGCGAACTCGCCTCCGGCAACGGCTGACGCGGACACCGGGACCGGCAGGAGAAGCCCGTCCGAGGACCCGACAGGAGAACCGGCGGAAGAATCCGGCGGGAGCACCGACGCGAGCACCGACGCGAGCACCGACGGGAGCACCCGGCGGAAGAAGGAACCCGCCCACGCGACGGGCGGGCCCCCTCCCCTCACACGAGCCCGGGAAGAGGCGGGCGCCCCGACGGGACGCCCGCCTCTTCCTACGGCCGGACCCTCACCCCCTGGGCAACAGCCCCACCGCCTCGTACGCGGCGTCCACCCGCGGCCTGGCCAGCTCCCGCGCCCGCTCGGCCCCGGCCAGCAGGACCGCATCGACCTGCCCCGGGTCCGCCGCCAGCTCCGCATGCCGTGCCTGCATCGGCCGGAACATCTCCACCACGGCCTCCGCGACGTCCTTCTTCAATGCCCCGCACGAGTCGTACTCCTCGGCCAACCGCTCCGGATCACCCCCGGCACACGCGGCCAGCACCTCAAGCAGATTCGCCACCCCGGGCCGCCGCTCCGGCTCGTACGAGACGTCCCGCTCCGAATCCGTCACCGCCCGCATCACCTTCTTCAGCACCGCCTCCGGCTCGTCCAGCACATAGACGACCCCCGAGGTCCGGGCGTGCGACTTCCCCATCTTCGACGTCGGCTCCTGCAGATCCTTCACCCGCGCCGCCACGGGCGGATGCACGGTCCTGGGCACCACGAACGTCGCCCCGTACCGCTGGTTGAACCGCACCGCGAGATCCCGCGTCAGCTCCACGTGCTGCGCCTGGTCCTCCCCGACCGGCACCTCATCCGTCCCGTACGCCAGGATGTCCGCCGCCATCAGCGCCGGATACGTCAGCAACGACAGCCGCACACTCCCGCCCCGCGCCTGCTCCCTGGCGGACTTCTCCTTGTACTGGATCATGCGCCGCATCTCCCCGTCGGAGGCCGTGCACTCCATCAGGTACGACAGCCGCAGATGCTCATCCACCTGGCTCTGCACAAACACCGTGCAGATCTCCGGATCCAGCCCCGAGGCCAGCAGCAACGTCGCGGCCTGCCGGCTGAGCCGCCGCACCCGCGCCGGATCGTGCTCCACGGTCAGCGCATGCAGATCCACCACGCAGAACAGCGCGTCCGCCCGGTGCTGGTCCACCTCGGCCCACCGCCGCATCGCCCCGAGGTAGTTCCCCAGCGTCAGATGCCCCGTCGGCTGCACCCCACTGAAGATCCGCGTACGCGCACCGGCCGACATCGCCATCGACATTTCTGTCGCCGTTGCCGTCACCATCTCGCTCATCCTTCGTCTCCCGAGCTCCCGCACTCCGCAAAGTGCGTGTCGAGACCGCCGACCTCGCCGGCCGGCTGCGGGAAGGAGATACGCGAACGGCCGCCGAAGCGGCGGCCGTGGTCATGCATGCGCTGCTGGTCGGCCGCCGTCAGGCGAGCCACCACAGCTGTACGAGCGCATGCGTAGTCATGGACCCAAAGTACCCGGCAAGCCCTTCCCCCGCACGGGTTTGAACAACCCCAACCCCTCGTGTAGTGTCCTCCGAGTTGCCACGGAGCCGACAGGCACCGGGCAGCCATCCCGCCGCAACAGCGGCACACCACTACTGCACGGCCCCTCACCGGGACCAATTTCTGCATGCCGAAATTCGACCGTGACGTGATTATGCGTCAACGAGGAATTCCGCTAAAGTAGTGATCACGCCGAAAGGCGCGGCAACGCAAGAAGTCGCACCCCAGGCGAACCCCCTCCGACGGGGAATCGGAAACGAATTCGGACCGGCAACGGAACGAAATCGGGTCTGCTAGAGTCGGAAAGGCCGGAAAGCGAAAGCCGGACGGCCGACCCGCTCCAACACGGGGCCGGAGACGGAAACGGATCTGGTAAGGTTGGAAACGCGAAGAAGCCGAAAGGCGGAAACGCACCGGCGAAAATCGGGCCCGCAAGGATCTGATAGAGTCGGAAACGCAAGACCGAAGGGAAGCGCCCGGAGATCCTGGTGAAACAGGAACAAAGGAAGCGTCCGTTCCTTGAGAACTCAACAGCGTGCCAAAAGTCAACGCCAGATATGTTGATACCCCGTCGACCGGAAACTTCCGGGAGATGAGGTTCCTTTGAAAAAGTCCACCACGGCCCATGCGGTCGGGGTGGCACACACAGCGAGGACGCTGTGAACGACCGGACTTATTCCGTCTGGTTGTTCCGCTCTCGTGTGTGTTCACCGGATTACCGGTAAACATTCACGGAGAGTTTGATCCTGGCTCAGGACGAACGCTGGCGGCGTGCTTAACACATGCAAGTCGAACGATGAACCTCCTTCGGGAGGGGATTAGTGGCGAACGGGTGAGTAACACGTGGGCAATCTGCCCTTCACTCTGGGACAAGCCCTGGAAACGGGGTCTAATACCGGATACGACTACCGACCGCATGGTCTGGTGGTGGAAAGCTCCGGCGGTGAAGGATGAGCCCGCGGCCTATCAGCTTGTTGGTGGGGTGATGGCCTACCAAGGCGACGACGGGTAGCCGGCCTGAGAGGGCGACCGGCCACACTGGGACTGAGACACGGCCCAGACTCCTACGGGAGGCAGCAGTGGGGAATATTGCACAATGGGCGAAAGCCTGATGCAGCGACGCCGCGTGAGGGATGACGGCCTTCGGGTTGTAAACCTCTTTCAGCAGGGAAGAAGCGAGAGTGACGGTACCTGCAGAAGAAGCGCCGGCTAACTACGTGCCAGCAGCCGCGGTAATACGTAGGGCGCAAGCGTTGTCCGGAATTATTGGGCGTAAAGAGCTCGTAGGCGGCTTGTCACGTCGGATGTGAAAGCCCGGGGCTTAACCCCGGGTCTGCATTCGATACGGGCAGGCTAGAGTTCGGTAGGGGAGATCGGAATTCCTGGTGTAGCGGTGAAATGCGCAGATATCAGGAGGAACACCGGTGGCGAAGGCGGATCTCTGGGCCGATACTGACGCTGAGGAGCGAAAGCGTGGGGAGCGAACAGGATTAGATACCCTGGTAGTCCACGCCGTAAACGTTGGGAACTAGGTGTGGGCGACATTCCACGTCGTCCGCGCCGCAGCTAACGCATTAAGTTCCCCGCCTGGGGAGTACGGCCGCAAGGCTAAAACTCAAAGGAATTGACGGGGGCCCGCACAAGCAGCGGAGCATGTGGCTTAATTCGACGCAACGCGAAGAACCTTACCAAGGCTTGACATACACCGGAAACGTCTGGAGACAGGCGCCCCCTTGTGGTCGGTGTACAGGTGGTGCATGGCTGTCGTCAGCTCGTGTCGTGAGATGTTGGGTTAAGTCCCGCAACGAGCGCAACCCTTGTTCTGTGTTGCCAGCATGCCCTTCGGGGTGATGGGGACTCACAGGAGACTGCCGGGGTCAACTCGGAGGAAGGTGGGGACGACGTCAAGTCATCATGCCCCTTATGTCTTGGGCTGCACACGTGCTACAATGGCCGGTACAATGAGCTGCGATACCGCGAGGTGGAGCGAATCTCAAAAAGCCGGTCTCAGTTCGGATTGGGGTCTGCAACTCGACCCCATGAAGTCGGAGTTGCTAGTAATCGCAGATCAGCATTGCTGCGGTGAATACGTTCCCGGGCCTTGTACACACCGCCCGTCACGTCACGAAAGTCGGTAACACCCGAAGCCGGTGGCCCAACCCCTTGTGGGAGGGAATCGTCGAAGGTGGGACTGGCGATTGGGACGAAGTCGTAACAAGGTAGCCGTACCGGAAGGTGCGGCTGGATCACCTCCTTTCTAAGGAGCACTTCTTACCAACCTCTGGTTGGTCAGAGGCCAGTACATCAGCGAATGTCTGATGCTGGTTGCTCATGGGTGGAACGTTGACTATTCGGCACGGTCAGATGAGGACTGTTAGTACTGCTTCGGCGTGGAACACAGGATTCGGCTGGTCGTGTCGGGCACGTTGTTGGGTATCTGAGGGTACGGACCGTTGAGTCTGGACCTTCGCGATGCCGGCCCCGGTGAAGCATCCTGGTAAGGGTGTGTGACGGGTGGCTGGTCGTTGCTTGAGAACTGCACAGTGGACGCGAGCATCTGTGGCCAAGTTTTTAAGGGCGCACGGTGGATGCCTTGGCACCAGGAACCGATGAAGGACGTGGGAGGCCACGATAGGCCCCGGGGAGCTGTCAACCAAGCTTTGATCCGGGGGTGTCCGAATGGGGAAACCCGGCAGTCGTCATGGGCTGTCACCCGCTGCTGAACACATAGGCAGTGTGGAGGGAACGCGGGGAAGTGAAACATCTCAGTACCCGCAGGAAGAGAAAACAACCGTGATTCCGGGAGTAGTGGCGAGCGAAACCGGATGAGGCCAAACCAGTCACGTGTGATACCCGGCAGGGGTTGCGTGGTTGGGGTTGTGGGAGTTCTCTTTCACAGTCTGCCGGCTGTGAGACGAGTCAGAAACCGTTGATGTAGGCGAAGGACATGCGAAAGGTCCGGCGTAGAGGGTAAGACCCCCGTAGCTGAAACATTAGCGGCTCGTTTGAGAACCACCCAAGTAGCACGGGGCCCGAGAAATCCCGTGTGAATCTGGCGGGACCACCCGTTAAGCCTAAATATTCCCTGGTGACCGATAGCGGATAGTACCGTGAGGGAATGGTGAAAAGTACCGCGGGAGCGGAGTGAAATAGTACCTGAAACCGTGTGCCTACAAGCCGTGGGAGCGTCGCTGTATGTGCTTGCACATGCAGTCGTGACTGCGTGCCTTTTGAAGAATGAGCCTGCGAGTTTGCGGTATGTTGCGAGGTTAACCCGTGTGGGGAAGCCGTAGCGAAAGCGAGTCCGAATAGGGCGTTGAGTAGCGTGCCCAAGACCCGAAGCGGAGTGATCTAGCCATGGGCAGGTTGAAGCGGAGGTAAGACTTCGTGGAGGACCGAACCCACCAGGGTTGAAAACCTGGGGGATGACCTGTGGTTAGGGGTGAAAGGCCAATCAAACTCCGTGATAGCTGGTTCTCCCCGAAATGCATTTAGGTGCAGCGTCGTGTGTTTCTTGCCGGAGGTAGAGCACTGGATAGGCGATGGGCCCTACCGGGTTACTGACCTTAGCCAAACTCCGAATGCCGGTAAGTGAGAGCGCGGCAGTGAGACTGTGGGGGATAAGCTCCATGGTCGAGAGGGAAACAGCCCAGAGCATCGACTAAGGCCCCTAAGCGTGTGCTAAGTGGGAAAGGATGTGGAGTCGCAGAGACAACCAGGAGGTTGGCTTAGAAGCAGCCACCCTTGAAAGAGTGCGTAATAGCTCACTGGTCAAGTGATTCCGCGCCGACAATGTAGCGGGGCTCAAGCACACCGCCGAAGTCGTGTCATTGCAGTAATACTCCCAACGGAGGCTGTGATGGGTAGGGGAGCGTCGTGTGCCGGGTGAAGCAGCCGTGGAAACGAGTTGTGGACGGTTCACGAGTGAGAATGCAGGCATGAGTAGCGATACACACGTGGGAAACGTGTGCGCCGATTGACTAAGGGTTCCTGGGTCAAGCTGATCTGCCCAGGGTAAGTCGGGACCTAAGGCGAGGCCGACAGGCGTAGTCGATGGACAACCGGTTGATATTCCGGTACCCGCTTTGAAACGCCCAGTATCGAATCCATTAATGCTAAGGCCGTGAAGCCGGCCTGGAGTCTTCGGACAAAGGGACGTGGTGGAGCCGCCGATCCAAGGTGGTAGTAGGTAAGCGATGGGGTGACGCAGGAAGGTAGTCCAGCCCGGGCGGTGGTTGTCCCGGGGTAAGGGTGTAGCCCGTCATCTAGGCAAATCCGGATGACATGCAGGGTGAGACCTGATGCCGAGCCGATTGTGGTGAAGTGGATGATCCTATGCTGTCGAGAAAAGCCTCTAGCGAGTTTCATGGCGGCCCGTACCCTAAACCGACTCAGGTGGTCAGGTAGAGAATACCGAGGCGTTCGGGTGAACTATGGTTAAGGAACTCGGCAAAATGCCCCCGTAACTTCGGGAGAAGGGGGGCCATTGCTGGTGATGAGTCTTGCACTCTGAGCTGGTGGTGGCCGCAGAGACCAGCGAGAAGCGACTGTTTACTAAAAACACAGGTCCGTGCGAAGCCGTAAGGCGATGTATACGGACTGACGCCTGCCCGGTGCTGGAACGTTAAGGGGACCGGTTAGTCACATTTCGGTGTGGCGAAGCTGAGAACTTAAGCGCCAGTAAACGGCGGTGGTAACTATAACCATCCTAAGGTAGCGAAATTCCTTGTCGGGTAAGTTCCGACCTGCACGAATGGCGTAACGACTTCTCGACTGTCTCAACCATAGGCCCGGTGAAATTGCATTACGAGTAAAGATGCTCGTTTCGCGCAGCAGGACGGAAAGACCCCGGGACCTTTACTATAGCTTGATATTGGTGTTCGGTTCGGCTTGTGTAGGATAGGTGGGAGACTTTGAAGCAGCCACGCCAGTGGTTGTGGAGTCATTGTTGAAATACCACTCTGGTCGTGCTGGATGTCTAACCTGGGTCCGTGATCCGGATCAGGGACAGTGTCTGGTGGGTAGTTTAACTGGGGCGGTTGCCTCCTAAAGAGTAACGGAGGCGCCCAAAGGTTCCCTCAGCCTGGTTGGCAATCAGGTGTTGAGTGTAAGTGCACAAGGGAGCTTGACTGTGAGACTGACGGGTCGAGCAGGTACGAAAGTAGGGACTAGTGATCCGGCGGTGGCTTGTGGAAGCGCCGTCGCTCAACGGATAAAAGGTACCCCGGGGATAACAGGCTGATCTTCCCCAAGAGTCCATATCGACGGGATGGTTTGGCACCTCGATGTCGGCTCGTCGCATCCTGGGGCTGGAGTCGGTCCCAAGGGTTGGGCTGTTCGCCCATTAAAGCGGTACGCGAGCTGGGTTTAGAACGTCGTGAGACAGTTCGGTCCCTATCCGCTGTGCGCGTAGGAGTATTGAGAAGGGCTGTCCCTAGTACGAGAGGACCGGGACGGACGAACCTCTGGTGTGCCAGTTGTCCTGCCAAGGGCATGGCTGGTTGGCTACGTTCGGAAAGGATAACCGCTGAAAGCATCTAAGCGGGAAGCCTGCTTCGAGATGAGTACTCCCACCCCCTTTGAGGGGTTAAGGCTCCCAGTAGACGACTGGGTTGATAGGCCAGATATGGAAGCCTGGTAACGGGTGGAGTTGACTGGTACTAATAGGCCGAGGGCTTGTCCTCAGTTGCTCGCGTCCACTGTGTAGGTTCTGAAGTAACGACCTGTGTTTTTGCCGGGTTGGTTAACTTCATAGTGTTTCGGTGGTCATTGCGTTAGGGAAACGCCCGGTTACATTCCGAACCCGGAAGCTAAGCCTTTCAGCGCCGATGGTACTGCAGGGGGGACCCTGTGGGAGAGTAGGACGCCGCCGAACAATCATTGTGGGAAAGCCCCGCACCTTATGGTGCGGGGCTTTTCTGCGTTCGGGGCTCGGAAAGCGGAAAGCCGGTTCGGCGGGATGGCGTGCTGGGATGCTGGGCGGCATGGGGTACGTGATCAGGCCGGTGACGGCGGATGAGTGGAAGAGGCTCAAGGAACTGCGGCTGGCGGCGTTGGCCGATCCGGTGGCCCGGGTGGCGTTCAACGAAACCCTGGCGGCGGCGGCCGGCCAACCGGATGAGTTCTGGCAACGGCGGGCCTTGTCCCCCGACGAGGGCGGTGCGGCGCTGACGCTCGTCGGGGAGGCGGAGGACGGCAGTTGGGGCGGCATGGTGGTGGTCCTGGTCGAGGAGGACCAGGAGGTGCCGCAGAGTCATGTGGTCGGGGTGTACGTGCGGCCCGAGCACCGGGGGACGGGGCTGGCGCGGGAGCTGTTCCGGGCGGCGATCGCGTGGTCGTGGGGGCTCGCCGAGCCGGCGGTGGAAGCCGTACGGCTGTGGGTGCATGAGGAGAATGCGCGGGCCGAGGCGCTGTACCGGTCGCTGGGATTCGTGGCGACGGGGCGGATCATCGCAGACCCGAAGAATGCCGCCGCCATCGAGCGGGAGATGGTGCTGACCAGGGGCAGGGGATAGCGGGGCAGGGGGCTTTCCCGTTGCGTCTGTCCCGTAGCGAGCGGTGGGCCGGCGCCGTTTGATGGGGCTGGGGCTTGGGTGTCATTGTGCTTCTAGGTCACGTGACCTAATCTCGGCGGCGTGGACGATGACATTCAGTTAGAGCTGACGGGCCCGGTGCTTGTGGTGGGCGGATACGGCACCGTCGGGGGAGAGTTGGCCCGGCTTGCGGCGCCTTGCTGGCCGCTGGTGCTGACCGGGCGTACCCCGGAGCGCGGTCGTGCGCTCGCCGAGGAGGTCGGGGCCCAGGTGCGACGGTGGGACCTGAGCGATCCGGAGCCCTTCTCGGCGAAGGTGCGGGCCGTGATCAGCGCGGTGAACGACCCAGAGGACCGGGCGCTGTTGGCGGCGATCCGGGGTGGCGTGCCATATGTGGACCTCACGCGGTGGACGACGCGGCTTCAGCGGGCCGTCGCGGTGGCGGCCGTGGAGAGGCCCAGGGCTCCGGTGCTGCTGTCGTCCGGCTGGATGGGCGGGGTGAGCGGACTGGTCTCCGCGGCGCTGGCGGCGGAGCTCGGCGGGGCCTCGGCGGTCGAGATCGCGATTCGCTACGACCTCAAGGACCGGGCGGGCGCCGACTCGGTGGAGTTCATGGACCGGCTCGGTCTCGACTATGAGGTGACCGAGGGCGGGCGGCGACGGATGATCATGCCGCTCAGTGGCGCGGGACATGTCGTGGTGGGCGGGCACCGGACCAAGGTGGCGCGGATCGATACGCCGGAGCAGTTCACGCTGCCGCTGGTGCTCGGCGTGGACACGGCCGTCACCCGGATCGGCTTCAGTGCCAACTCCTCGACATCCGTGCTGCTGGCGCTCAAGCGGACCGGGTTCTTTCGGTGGGGGCGTGGTGACCGGTTCGAGTCGGTGCGGCGGTCGATGCTGTATGCGCCGGGAGAGGGCGGGAGCGCGCTGTTGCGGATCGATGTGCGCGGGCCGAGCGGTGGCGGGCAGCGTACGGCGACCGTCTCCGATCCGGCCGGACAGGCCCATCTGACGGCTTTGGGCGGGGTGTTGGGGCTGCGCCGGGTGGTGGGAGCGGACGGTGCCACGGCGCCTCGTGGGGTGGTCTTTCCCGAGATGACGCCGACGCCGCAGGAGGTCATCCCCGCCCTGGAGAAGGCGGGCGTGCAGGTCGAGGTGTCGTGAGAGAGGGGAGGAGAGGGATGGAGGGGCAGGTCTCGGGTGAGGGGAGGGCTTCGGCGTTGACACGGCAGGGGAGTGCGCGGCGTACGCATCTGCTCGATGCGGCCGAGGCCGTACTGGTGGCCAAGGGGGCGGATGCCTCGTTGCGGGCCATTGCCGGTGCGGCGGGGGTGCGGGTCGGGCATCTGCAGCACTACTTCCCGGCCCGGGCCGATTTGATCAAGGCGGTGCTGGAGCGGGCGCTGGACCGGTCCCTGGAACGGCTGGCCAGGACGACGGGGCTGCGGGCGGTACGCGACGATCCGTCGGCCCTCGAGAGCCCGGAGGGGCTGGCGAAGCCCGACGAGGTGGTGGCGGTGCTCCTCGCAGAGCAGGATGATCCCCAGCTGGTGCGGCTTTATGTCGAGGTCTGGGCGCTGGCGGCGCGGGACGAGGACATCGCCGCGGTGGTCCGGGAGTTCTACCGGAAGTACGTCGCGTATGTGGAGGCGTTCGTCCGGCAGGGGCGGCCGGACTGGCCGGGTGAGTTCTGCCGGGCCCGGGCGGAGATCTTTGTCGCGCTCGTGGAAGGGGCGGCCTTGCTGCGGTCGGGTATCGCCGGCAGTCGGTCGGCCGCGATGGATGAGCAACTGGTGTGGTGTGCGGTGCAGTTGTTGCGGGACTGAGATCTGGGCGGGACTGAGGTCCGGACGGGGAAGGGGCGGCCCGGGCTGGGGGTGCGGGGCGGGCGCTTCCGCTGCATCAGACACTGCCGCGTCAGCGGGCACTGCCGCGTCAGCGGGCACTGCCGCCTCGTCGTGCACCAACCGGACCGGCGCAAGGTCCGCGGGCGGGCGTCCGGCCCTGGGCGGGTCAGGCCGGCAGGGAGTGGTGGGGCCAGCGGGCGCGGGCCTGTTCGCGGGAGCGCATCGTCGCCAGGGTGAGGAGTCCGCGGTGGCCGTCCCTGCCGAGGAGGCCAGGGAGCGCGGGCAGCGGGGCGAGGGCTGCGATGTCGTCCAGGACGAGGGTGAGTGGTGGGTCGAGCCGACCGTCAGATGACCGTTCGGCCATGCGGCGGCCGTGCTCGACCACGTGCGAGAGGAGTGCGGTGAGCAAGGGCATCGCACCCGGGTCGGTACGCGGATCCTCGATGGGGTCGCCTACCACGTAAAGCGTTCCCCCCTCATCGATAAATGATTCGAGGAGGGCCGAATCCGTTCGAAGTGGATTGCAGGCGTCCCGGATATGGATGGAGGAGAGGGAGGTCAGCGCCCGTCCCACCAACTGCTGGGCGGCTTCTCGGCGTTCGGGGTGGGCGGTGAGCACCGACTCCAGCTCGCCGGCCTGGCCTGCGGAGGCCTTGGCGCTGGTGCGCAGGATGCGTACGGGTTCCTGGGCGGCGCCGGTGGCGTGCGCCCAGCGGTGCAGCTGGCGGAACGGGCGGCCGTCCACCGCGGCGGCGTGCAGCCAGCAGCGCAGCAGGGTCTGGGCGGCGTCCGCGACGGCCGAGTCCAGTGCCCCGGCGGGCCGTACGGGGGCCAGCAGGGCCGTGGCGCGGGTGGTGGCGGTGGCGAGGTCCGTACAGCCGGCGGTTGGTGACCAGCGCAGCCGGGCCGGGGTGTCGAGGCGGTGCGTGGGATCGTAGGTCAGCAGCGGACCGAGCTTGGCGCGGGTGTCTTTGGTGTCGGACCAGAGGGTGGGGTCCGTCGTGGCGACGATCAGGGGGCCCGGGGCGGCGGCCGCGGTGGTGAGGGACGCCGCGAGGGCGACGGCGCGGTCGGTGGCGAACTGGAGGCGGGGGAGGGCGGGTTCGGTGCGCGGGCCGGTGCCGGGGTCGGTCGTATCGGCGCTCGGGAGGTACGGGGCGGTCGGGGGAGCGGTGCGTTGCTCGGGGACGGGGCCGGTGGCTGTGGCCGCGGTGTCGAGGGGAGGCGGGGGCGACGGCGTGACGGGTGCGGCCGGGACGGACGGACCGGTCGAACCAGCCGCATCAGGCGGACCGGTCGGCGCGTGCTCGCTGTGCGACGGGGGCTGTGTGGTGGTGCGGGCCATCCCGCGGACCTCCGCGCTCGCGCTGCTGGTGTCCGGTGCCTTCCCGGCGTACTGCGTCCCCGCGGCCTGCTGTGCGTCCCCTCCTGCCCGCTCCGCGCTCCGTTCCGTCGCGCCGTCGCCCTGCGCCGTCTCCCCGGCATACCGGGCCTCCCGGACCTCCCTGGCCTTCGCCCGCCGCGCCGCCCGTACGGCGCGATAGCGGGTGACGGTCCCCAGCGTGAAGATCGTCAGGACCAGCAGCACCATCAGCTCGCCGATGAGGATGCCCCAGAACAGGCCGTAGCCGGAGAGCTGGTCCTTGGGGGTGTCGGGCCAGGCGGCGGCCATGTCGTGGGGCGCCGAGACCAGATGCCGCAGCGCCATCGGCGTACTGGGGTAGCTGACGCCGTCGGGCCAGGCGCCGTGGGTGAACAGGCCGGCCAGGCCGGTCGCGGTCCACACCAGCAGGGTCAGGCCCAGCAGGAAGGCGAGCAGTCCGACCAGCAGGGAGTCGGGGATGCCGCGTCCCCGGCCACGGGGGGCGCGGTGGTAGTCCCGGTCGGTGCCTCGTTCGTCGTCGTATCCGCGCGTCACGCCACCGTCTCGCTCGACTCGTCTCTCCACTGCCGCTCCATCGCCATGGCTTCGGCGCGCGCCTCGGCCTCGGCGTCCGCGGCCGCCTGGAGGGCGCGCGCCTCATCCGTGGGCATGGCGGACGCCTCGGACATCGCGGAGGCCTCGGTCATCGCCCGGTCGGTGTAGACGAGGGGGCGTTCGGCCTCGGTGATGAGGTGTTTGACGACCTGGACATTGCCGTTGACGTCCCAGACCGCGATGCCGGGGGTCAGGGTCGGGATGATCTCGACGGCCCAGCGTGGCAGGCCGAGCACGCGCCCCGTGGCCCGTGCCTCGTCGGCCTTCTGGGCGTAGATGGTGCGGGTCGAGGCCATTTTGAGGATCGCCGCGGCCTCCCGGGCGGCGGCGCCGTCGACCACATCGCTGAGGTGGTGGAC is a genomic window of Streptomyces sp. Edi2 containing:
- a CDS encoding type VI secretion protein, producing MTRGYDDERGTDRDYHRAPRGRGRGIPDSLLVGLLAFLLGLTLLVWTATGLAGLFTHGAWPDGVSYPSTPMALRHLVSAPHDMAAAWPDTPKDQLSGYGLFWGILIGELMVLLVLTIFTLGTVTRYRAVRAARRAKAREVREARYAGETAQGDGATERSAERAGGDAQQAAGTQYAGKAPDTSSASAEVRGMARTTTQPPSHSEHAPTGPPDAAGSTGPSVPAAPVTPSPPPPLDTAATATGPVPEQRTAPPTAPYLPSADTTDPGTGPRTEPALPRLQFATDRAVALAASLTTAAAAPGPLIVATTDPTLWSDTKDTRAKLGPLLTYDPTHRLDTPARLRWSPTAGCTDLATATTRATALLAPVRPAGALDSAVADAAQTLLRCWLHAAAVDGRPFRQLHRWAHATGAAQEPVRILRTSAKASAGQAGELESVLTAHPERREAAQQLVGRALTSLSSIHIRDACNPLRTDSALLESFIDEGGTLYVVGDPIEDPRTDPGAMPLLTALLSHVVEHGRRMAERSSDGRLDPPLTLVLDDIAALAPLPALPGLLGRDGHRGLLTLATMRSREQARARWPHHSLPA
- a CDS encoding GNAT family N-acetyltransferase, whose amino-acid sequence is MGYVIRPVTADEWKRLKELRLAALADPVARVAFNETLAAAAGQPDEFWQRRALSPDEGGAALTLVGEAEDGSWGGMVVVLVEEDQEVPQSHVVGVYVRPEHRGTGLARELFRAAIAWSWGLAEPAVEAVRLWVHEENARAEALYRSLGFVATGRIIADPKNAAAIEREMVLTRGRG
- the trpS gene encoding tryptophan--tRNA ligase; translated protein: MVTATATEMSMAMSAGARTRIFSGVQPTGHLTLGNYLGAMRRWAEVDQHRADALFCVVDLHALTVEHDPARVRRLSRQAATLLLASGLDPEICTVFVQSQVDEHLRLSYLMECTASDGEMRRMIQYKEKSAREQARGGSVRLSLLTYPALMAADILAYGTDEVPVGEDQAQHVELTRDLAVRFNQRYGATFVVPRTVHPPVAARVKDLQEPTSKMGKSHARTSGVVYVLDEPEAVLKKVMRAVTDSERDVSYEPERRPGVANLLEVLAACAGGDPERLAEEYDSCGALKKDVAEAVVEMFRPMQARHAELAADPGQVDAVLLAGAERARELARPRVDAAYEAVGLLPRG
- a CDS encoding TetR/AcrR family transcriptional regulator, with product MTRQGSARRTHLLDAAEAVLVAKGADASLRAIAGAAGVRVGHLQHYFPARADLIKAVLERALDRSLERLARTTGLRAVRDDPSALESPEGLAKPDEVVAVLLAEQDDPQLVRLYVEVWALAARDEDIAAVVREFYRKYVAYVEAFVRQGRPDWPGEFCRARAEIFVALVEGAALLRSGIAGSRSAAMDEQLVWCAVQLLRD
- a CDS encoding saccharopine dehydrogenase; amino-acid sequence: MDDDIQLELTGPVLVVGGYGTVGGELARLAAPCWPLVLTGRTPERGRALAEEVGAQVRRWDLSDPEPFSAKVRAVISAVNDPEDRALLAAIRGGVPYVDLTRWTTRLQRAVAVAAVERPRAPVLLSSGWMGGVSGLVSAALAAELGGASAVEIAIRYDLKDRAGADSVEFMDRLGLDYEVTEGGRRRMIMPLSGAGHVVVGGHRTKVARIDTPEQFTLPLVLGVDTAVTRIGFSANSSTSVLLALKRTGFFRWGRGDRFESVRRSMLYAPGEGGSALLRIDVRGPSGGGQRTATVSDPAGQAHLTALGGVLGLRRVVGADGATAPRGVVFPEMTPTPQEVIPALEKAGVQVEVS